ACGCGGTCGGCACTCCCAGGTGCTTCGGCCCGCTCAACCTGGGCAACGCCGACGGCACCCCGATCGTGTTGATGGACTGCAACCAGTTCTGGCGCGGCTTCGCGCACGTCAGCACGCCGGACAACTCGATCCGTCACTTCGGCGGCAAGTGCCTCAGCATGGCCACCACCAGTGCTCCCGTGCCGCTGAACACGCCGTTGGTACTGCGGGACTGCAGCCGGGTGGCACTGGGTGACCAGCAGTGGATCTTCTGGGCGGTGCAGCCGGGCGGACTGGACGGTCGCTGGGTCCTGCGCAACCCGGGGTCTTTCAGATGTGCGGGGCTGCTGAACAACGGCACGGGCATCGGCACGCGGCTGGTTGTGCAGCAGTGCGACTTCAGGTTGGGGCAGCAGTGGCTGTTGCCGCCGGGGGAGCGGCCGTCGAAGTACGGCTTCGGCTTCGATGACGGGACCACGGTCTGAGCCGCTTCGATGGAACGTCTTGCGCCGCGATGCCGCCCGAAGGCGTCGCGGCGCTAGGCGTGCCGAGGGCCCTGGCGAGCGGCCGTCGGTGGGGCAGCTACCGTGCGTTGCCTTCGAGCAGGTCGGCCCACAGTCTCTTCGCCCTTGTGTCGCGCAGCCACGGGCTTTCGCTGATTGAATCACCGGTGGCCTTTCGCTCGGTCCGGCGGATGTAGCCCAGGCCGCCCGCGGCGCACAGCTCGTACGTGGTTCGCCGGCAGTCGCAGGTGTGGGCCCGGACGCGGGTGGAGGCGGACCGGCCCACCGACTCCAACCAGTCGATCCGGGCGTGCCCCTCCTTAAGGGGCTTGGGGTGCGGGCCGTGATAGTCCTCGATGCTCATACCGATCTCCCAACGCGGTCGTCAGGTGGCGGGGCGGCGGATCGGGCAGGGATGGGAGACGTGCCGGTTGGGGCAGCAGATCACGCCGATCGTGACGAACCGGCCACCCTGCAGCCATTCGCCCCACTGCACGTCCACTCCTCTGGACAGCAGATCGACGGCGGTCTCCAGCCGTTCCTCCAGCGGCACCCGCTCGGGCAGCAGCAGCAGGTCGCGCGCCTTGGCGTACTCGGCGGCCATCCACCCGGCCGCGCGGCGGGGCTCGTCGAAGGTACGGGTGATGCGCGCCGCCGGCTTGGCCAGCCAGTCACCGGTCCGCATCGGCGGCACCAGCGAGGAGGGGAAGTCCGGCGAGGCCGGACGGCGCTCGGCCTCGTTGCCCCGGTCGACTCCGGGGCCGGTCCACTGGTAGGCGTGCCAATGCATGGTCGGGCGCTCCCGTAGAGTGCGAGGGGATGGCGGGCCCTGCTTGCTTGGATCAGGCAGGGCCCGCCGTCCTTCGGGGTGACGCTCAGATGGTGGCGAGTCCGGCGGCGCGAAGCTCGTCACCGGTGAAGCGGAGGGTCCCGGCGTCCGGGTTCTTCGAGTCACGCAGGGCGTAGGCGTCCTTCATGCCGGGGATCGGGGCGATCAGGACACAGCTTTCCCCGTCCTCGTTCTGTTGATTGCCGCCGCACAGCCTGGTGAACGGCACCTCGTCGAGGGTGCTGCCGTACAGATCCGTCATCTTGCCTCTTCCTTCGAGTTCGCTTCGGCGGTGTACACCGAGAGCAAGCTGGCGATTACACAAGGCAGCGTAGAGCAACCTAGGCCGACCTGTACATACCTAGGTTGGTCTCGTCATGTACCGTTCGGTCTATGTATGGAGGTTGGTGACGGTTTAACGTGCGCCCCGTGATGTTGCCTGACAAGCCCTGGTCGGCCGACGACTGGAATCCAGAGTTCTACCGGTATGAGCAGATCGCCGACTGGATCGGAGCACGCATCGAAGCCGGCGAATATCGACCCCGTACGGTGCTGGCTGAGATACAGCTTCAGACGTACTTCGGGGTCGGCCGGGCGACCATCCGTAAAGCGTTCGCGATCCTTCGTGAACGTGGGCTGATCATCACCAAGCCGGGGAGAGGATCCGTCGTTCTTCAACGTGAGGACGACGGTAAGTCCACATGACCCGAAGTCGTGCCGGTGGCTACCTGGCGCGTCCATCCAAAAGGCCGTTCCACAGCCGCTGCGCCTTCGACGTGTGCATCCATGGGCTCTCCCGGACCCGGTCGCCGGCAGAGGTCCGCTGCGTCCGGCGAATGTGGCTCAGACCGCCCGTCGCGCACAGTTCGTACGTGGTGAGCTCCTGATTGCAGGTGTGCGCCTGCACGCGGATGGAAACGGCTCTGTCCGTGGGCTTGCACCAGTCGATCCGGATGTAGCCCTCCTTTGGCGGGTTCGGGTGCAGGCCATGGAAATCCTCCAGGCTCATACGGGCCTCCAGGCAGTACCTCGACGGGTGGGGCCCGGATCAACGGACGGGCACCACCTCGGGACGGCGGAAACAGCGTGACGTCACGTCGCTTAGTGTGGCATGCATGGGTGTCTTAAACCATCCCTACGTACGTTAGGGTGCATCAGGGTGTCCCTATGCCTCCTGTAATGCACCATAAGATGCTTGGCCGCATGCATCCGAGTCGGTCGAAGTGGCGGCAGGCGTACGCCGCCATCGTGGAGAGAATCCGCACAGGCAAGCTTCAGCCCGGCGATCGGGTGCCGACGGTGCACGAGTTGATGGTCGAGTGGGGGATGTCCAACACGGTCGCGCAGAAGGTCCACCGGGCGTTGCGTGAAGCGGGCCTGGTGGAGACGGAACCAGGCACCGGCTCATATGTGCTTGAGGGCGCTGCCGAGAAGCTCCAGGCCAAGGAATCCGACGAGGCGCCGCCATCCAGCTAGATCGAAGGCTCTCGCTGCTGCTGCCGATGCCTTCTCGAAGGGGAGAGGAGGTAGCTGTGGACTTCGGCCCTGATGGCCAGACTGATCACGAAGGTCCCGTCACGCCGTACCGACAGCTTGCCTCGATCCTCAAAGTGCGGATCGAACGCGGCGACTGGCAGCCGAACCGGCCGATCCCGTCCGAGGCGAGGCTCGCAGGCGTACGGACTGGCGCGCACCACCGTCCGCCGGGCCATCGCGATGCTCGTTGAGGAAGGGGTGTTCTTCGTGGTGCCTCGGCGCGGTACTTTCGTCGTCCCATCGCCTGAGCACGGGGAGACGTGGGCCGCGACATCCATGCAGTGAGCGGTACATCAGCGAGGTCCGTCGTCACCCTCCTTGAGTTTCGTGAGCCTGCTCGTGTCCGTGCTGCCATATTGGATGTGCAGGCAGGCCAAGGCGGAGGGAGGGGACATGCGGCCCTCAGGTTGGAGCAACACCTCGGCCCCCTACATCCGCCCTCGCCCCGACGGGGAGCCTGACGCGTGGA
The nucleotide sequence above comes from Nonomuraea gerenzanensis. Encoded proteins:
- a CDS encoding RICIN domain-containing protein; the encoded protein is MRRLLLSVFAGLASLLSLVAAPAAASQAVDFPFTTIASNAVGTPRCFGPLNLGNADGTPIVLMDCNQFWRGFAHVSTPDNSIRHFGGKCLSMATTSAPVPLNTPLVLRDCSRVALGDQQWIFWAVQPGGLDGRWVLRNPGSFRCAGLLNNGTGIGTRLVVQQCDFRLGQQWLLPPGERPSKYGFGFDDGTTV
- a CDS encoding DUF397 domain-containing protein; the protein is MTDLYGSTLDEVPFTRLCGGNQQNEDGESCVLIAPIPGMKDAYALRDSKNPDAGTLRFTGDELRAAGLATI
- a CDS encoding winged helix-turn-helix domain-containing protein; this encodes MLPDKPWSADDWNPEFYRYEQIADWIGARIEAGEYRPRTVLAEIQLQTYFGVGRATIRKAFAILRERGLIITKPGRGSVVLQREDDGKST
- a CDS encoding GntR family transcriptional regulator; translated protein: MHPSRSKWRQAYAAIVERIRTGKLQPGDRVPTVHELMVEWGMSNTVAQKVHRALREAGLVETEPGTGSYVLEGAAEKLQAKESDEAPPSS